Proteins encoded by one window of Enterobacter hormaechei subsp. xiangfangensis:
- the rnhB gene encoding ribonuclease HII yields MMEFIYPHTHLVAGVDEVGRGPLVGAVVTAAVILDPARPIVGLNDSKKLSEKRRLALFDEIKEKALAWSLGRAEPHEIDDLNILHATMLAMQRAVAGLKIVPEYVLIDGNRCPALPMPSMAVVKGDSRVAEISAASIIAKVTRDAEMAALDLTYPAYGFAQHKGYPTAFHLEKLAEHGATEHHRRSFGPVKRALGLVS; encoded by the coding sequence ATGATGGAATTTATTTATCCCCATACCCACCTCGTTGCCGGTGTGGATGAAGTCGGTCGTGGCCCGTTAGTGGGTGCCGTTGTGACCGCGGCGGTGATCCTCGATCCAGCCCGCCCGATCGTTGGCCTGAACGACTCGAAAAAACTGAGCGAAAAGCGTCGTTTAGCGCTGTTCGATGAAATTAAAGAGAAAGCGCTGGCCTGGAGTCTCGGGCGCGCAGAACCGCATGAGATTGACGATCTAAACATTCTGCACGCTACCATGCTGGCGATGCAGCGTGCCGTTGCGGGCCTGAAGATTGTGCCTGAGTATGTACTGATCGACGGTAACCGTTGCCCGGCGCTGCCGATGCCTTCCATGGCTGTTGTTAAAGGCGATAGCCGCGTCGCAGAAATCAGTGCGGCGTCAATCATTGCCAAAGTGACGCGCGATGCTGAAATGGCCGCGCTGGACCTCACTTATCCCGCGTATGGTTTCGCCCAGCACAAGGGATATCCAACGGCTTTCCATCTGGAAAAGCTGGCTGAACATGGCGCAACTGAACATCATCGGCGCAGCTTTGGCCCGGTGAAACGCGCGCTGGGACTGGTGTCCTGA
- the dnaE gene encoding DNA polymerase III subunit alpha, producing the protein MAEPRFVHLRVHSDYSMIDGLAKTGPLVKKAASLGMPALAITDFTNLCGLVKFYGTAHGAGLKPIVGADFHVQSDLLGDEMTQISVLAMNNTGYQNLTLLISKAYQRGYGALGPWIDRDWLAELNEGLLLISGGRMGDVGKCLLRGNNALVDQCVSFYEEYFPDRYYLELIRTGRADEESYLHAAVALAEARGLPVVATNDVRFLEAGDFDAHEIRVAIHDGFTLDDPKRPRNYSSQQYMRSEEEMCELFSDIPEALENSVEIAKRCNVTVRLGEYFLPQFPTGDMTTEDFLVMKSKEGLEERLEFLFPDEAVRKEKRPEYDERLDIELQVINQMGFPGYFLIVMEFIQWSKDNGVPVGPGRGSGAGSLVAYALKITDLDPLEFDLLFERFLNPERVSMPDFDVDFCMEKRDQVIEHVADMYGRDAVSQIITFGTMAAKAVIRDVGRVLGHPYGFVDRISKLVPPDPGMTLAKAFEAEPQLPEIYEADEEVKALIDMARKLEGVTRNAGKHAGGVVIAPTKITDFAPLYCDEAGQHPVTQFDKNDVEYAGLVKFDFLGLRTLTIINWALEMINARREKNGEPPLDIAAIPLDDKKSFDMLQRSETTAVFQLESRGMKDLIKRLQPDCFEDMIALVALFRPGPLQSGMVDNFIDRKHGREEISYPDVQWQHESLKPVLEPTYGIILYQEQVMQIAQVLSGYTLGGADMLRRAMGKKKPEEMAKQRSIFEDGAKKNGIDGELAMKIFDLVEKFAGYGFNKSHSAAYALVSYQTLWLKAHYPAEFMAAVMTADMDNTEKVVGLVDECWRMGLKILPPDINSGLYHFHVNDDGEIVYGIGAIKGVGEGPIEAIIEARNNGGYFRELFDLCARTDTKKLNRRVLEKLIMSGAFDRLGPHRAALMNSLGDALKAADQHAKAEAIGQADMFGVLAEEPEQIEQSYSNCQPWPEQVVLDGERETLGLYLTGHPINQYLKEIERYVGGHRLKDMHPTERGKITTAAGLVIAARVMVTKRGNRIGICTLDDRSGRLEVMLFTDALDKYQQLLEKDRILIVSGQVSFDDFSGGLKMTAREVMDIDEAREKYARGLAISLTDRQIDDQLLNRLRQSLEPHRSGTIPVHLYYQRADARARLRFGATWRVSPSDRLLNDLRGLIGSEQVELEFD; encoded by the coding sequence ATGGCTGAACCACGTTTCGTACACCTGCGGGTGCATAGCGACTACTCCATGATCGATGGGCTGGCAAAGACCGGGCCGCTGGTAAAAAAGGCGGCCTCGCTTGGCATGCCTGCGCTGGCGATCACCGATTTTACCAACCTGTGTGGCCTGGTGAAGTTCTACGGAACGGCGCATGGCGCAGGATTAAAGCCCATCGTCGGTGCGGATTTTCATGTGCAGAGCGACCTGCTCGGCGATGAGATGACGCAAATTTCCGTGTTAGCCATGAATAACACGGGCTATCAGAATCTCACTCTGCTGATCTCAAAAGCCTACCAGCGCGGCTACGGCGCACTGGGTCCATGGATTGACCGCGACTGGCTGGCAGAGCTGAACGAAGGTTTGCTGCTGATCTCCGGTGGTCGTATGGGGGATGTCGGCAAATGTCTGCTGCGCGGTAACAACGCGCTGGTGGATCAGTGCGTCTCGTTCTACGAAGAGTATTTCCCGGATCGCTATTACCTGGAGCTGATCCGTACCGGGCGTGCGGACGAAGAGAGCTATCTGCATGCGGCCGTCGCCCTGGCGGAAGCGCGTGGCCTGCCTGTAGTGGCCACCAACGATGTGCGCTTCCTTGAGGCGGGCGATTTTGACGCGCATGAAATTCGCGTCGCTATCCACGACGGCTTCACCCTCGACGATCCGAAACGCCCGCGCAACTACTCATCGCAGCAGTACATGCGCAGCGAAGAGGAGATGTGTGAGCTTTTCTCGGACATCCCGGAAGCGCTGGAAAACAGCGTAGAGATTGCCAAGCGCTGTAACGTCACCGTGCGTCTCGGCGAATACTTCCTGCCGCAGTTCCCGACGGGCGACATGACCACCGAAGATTTCCTGGTCATGAAATCGAAAGAGGGTCTGGAAGAGCGTCTGGAATTCCTTTTCCCGGATGAAGCGGTCCGTAAAGAGAAGCGTCCTGAATATGACGAGCGCCTGGATATTGAACTCCAGGTGATCAACCAGATGGGGTTCCCTGGCTACTTCCTGATCGTGATGGAGTTCATCCAGTGGTCGAAGGATAACGGCGTGCCGGTAGGCCCGGGCCGTGGTTCCGGTGCCGGCTCGCTGGTGGCGTACGCACTGAAAATCACCGACCTCGATCCGTTGGAATTCGACCTGCTGTTCGAACGTTTCCTCAACCCGGAACGTGTCTCCATGCCCGACTTTGACGTCGACTTCTGCATGGAAAAACGCGACCAGGTGATTGAGCACGTGGCCGATATGTACGGTCGTGATGCGGTTTCACAGATCATTACCTTCGGGACGATGGCGGCGAAAGCGGTTATCCGCGACGTGGGCCGCGTTCTGGGCCACCCGTACGGTTTTGTCGATCGTATCTCTAAGCTGGTCCCGCCCGATCCGGGCATGACCCTGGCGAAAGCCTTTGAAGCCGAACCTCAGCTGCCGGAAATCTACGAAGCCGACGAAGAGGTGAAAGCGCTGATCGACATGGCGCGCAAGCTGGAAGGCGTCACGCGTAACGCCGGTAAGCATGCGGGGGGCGTGGTTATCGCCCCGACCAAAATCACCGACTTCGCGCCGCTGTACTGCGATGAAGCGGGCCAGCATCCGGTCACCCAGTTCGACAAGAACGACGTGGAATACGCCGGGCTGGTGAAGTTTGACTTCCTCGGCCTGCGTACGCTGACCATCATCAACTGGGCGCTGGAGATGATCAACGCCCGTCGCGAGAAGAACGGCGAACCGCCGCTGGATATCGCGGCTATCCCGCTTGATGACAAGAAAAGTTTCGACATGCTGCAACGCTCGGAGACGACAGCCGTCTTCCAGCTTGAATCCCGCGGCATGAAAGATTTGATTAAGCGTCTGCAACCCGACTGCTTCGAAGATATGATCGCGCTGGTGGCCCTGTTCCGTCCGGGGCCGTTGCAGTCGGGGATGGTGGATAACTTTATCGACCGTAAGCACGGGCGCGAAGAAATTTCCTACCCGGACGTTCAGTGGCAGCATGAAAGCCTGAAACCGGTACTGGAGCCAACCTATGGCATCATCCTGTATCAGGAGCAGGTGATGCAGATCGCCCAGGTACTTTCGGGTTATACCCTTGGCGGCGCAGACATGCTGCGTCGTGCGATGGGTAAGAAAAAGCCGGAAGAGATGGCCAAGCAGCGCTCCATCTTTGAAGATGGAGCGAAGAAAAACGGCATCGATGGCGAACTGGCGATGAAAATCTTCGACCTGGTGGAGAAATTCGCCGGGTACGGATTTAACAAATCTCACTCCGCCGCCTATGCTTTGGTTTCGTATCAGACGCTGTGGCTGAAAGCTCACTATCCCGCTGAGTTTATGGCAGCGGTAATGACTGCCGATATGGACAACACCGAGAAGGTGGTTGGCCTGGTGGACGAGTGCTGGCGCATGGGGCTGAAGATCCTGCCGCCGGATATTAACTCGGGCCTGTATCATTTTCACGTTAACGATGACGGGGAAATCGTCTATGGGATCGGCGCGATCAAGGGCGTGGGTGAGGGGCCGATCGAGGCGATCATTGAAGCGCGTAACAACGGCGGCTACTTCCGTGAGCTGTTCGATCTGTGCGCCCGTACCGATACCAAAAAACTGAACCGCCGCGTGCTGGAAAAACTGATCATGTCCGGCGCGTTTGACCGTCTGGGGCCACACCGCGCCGCGCTGATGAACTCGCTCGGCGATGCGCTGAAGGCGGCCGATCAGCATGCGAAAGCGGAAGCCATTGGCCAGGCGGATATGTTCGGCGTGCTGGCGGAAGAGCCAGAGCAGATCGAGCAGTCCTATTCCAACTGCCAGCCGTGGCCAGAACAGGTAGTGCTGGATGGAGAGCGGGAAACGTTAGGTCTGTACCTGACGGGGCACCCGATCAACCAGTATCTTAAAGAAATTGAGCGCTATGTCGGCGGCCACAGGCTTAAAGACATGCATCCGACAGAACGTGGTAAAATCACCACGGCTGCGGGGCTCGTGATTGCTGCAAGGGTAATGGTCACCAAGCGCGGCAATCGTATCGGCATCTGTACCCTGGATGACCGTTCCGGGCGTCTGGAGGTGATGTTGTTCACCGACGCGCTGGATAAATACCAGCAATTGCTGGAAAAAGACCGCATACTTATCGTCAGCGGACAGGTCAGCTTTGATGACTTCAGCGGGGGGCTTAAAATGACCGCCCGCGAAGTGATGGACATTGACGAAGCCCGGGAAAAATATGCTCGCGGGCTTGCTATCTCGCTGACGGACAGGCAAATTGATGACCAGCTTTTAAACCGACTCCGTCAGTCTCTGGAACCCCACCGCTCGGGGACCATTCCAGTACATCTCTACTATCAGAGGGCGGATGCACGCGCGCGGTTGCGCTTTGGTGCAACGTGGCGTGTCTCTCCGAGCGATCGTTTACTGAACGATCTCCGTGGCCTCATTGGTTCGGAGCAGGTGGAACTGGAGTTTGACTAA
- the lpxB gene encoding lipid-A-disaccharide synthase, which produces MVDSRPLTIALVAGETSGDILGAGLIRALKARVPNARFVGVAGPLMQAEGCEAWYEMEELAVMGIVEVLGRLRRLLHIRADLTRRFTDLKPDVFVGIDAPDFNITLEGNLKKQGIKTIHYVSPSVWAWRQKRVFKIGRSTNLVLAFLPFEKAFYDRFNVPCRFIGHTMADAMPLDPDKNAARDELGIPHDVHCLALLPGSRGAEVEMLSADFLKTAQILRKTYPDLEVVVPLVNAKRREQFERIKADVAPDLHVRLLDGKGRQAMFASDAALLASGTAALECMLAKCPMVVGYRMKPFTFWLAKRLVKTDYVSLPNLLAGRELVKELLQDECQPQALADALLPLLANGKTSHQMHDTFRELHQLIRCNADEQAADAVLELAQ; this is translated from the coding sequence ATGGTCGACAGTCGTCCGCTTACCATCGCCCTGGTCGCCGGAGAAACCTCCGGCGATATTCTTGGTGCAGGTCTTATCCGCGCGCTTAAAGCCCGTGTACCCAATGCCCGCTTTGTGGGCGTGGCTGGGCCGCTAATGCAGGCCGAAGGCTGCGAAGCCTGGTATGAAATGGAAGAGCTGGCTGTGATGGGCATCGTCGAGGTGCTGGGCCGCTTGCGTCGCCTGCTGCATATCCGCGCCGACCTTACCCGCCGCTTTACCGACCTCAAGCCCGATGTATTTGTCGGCATTGATGCGCCTGATTTCAATATTACCCTTGAAGGGAACCTGAAAAAGCAGGGGATCAAAACGATCCATTACGTCAGCCCGTCCGTGTGGGCGTGGCGACAGAAACGCGTTTTCAAAATCGGACGGTCCACCAATCTGGTGCTGGCTTTTCTGCCTTTCGAAAAAGCGTTTTACGACAGATTTAATGTCCCGTGCCGTTTTATCGGTCATACCATGGCGGATGCCATGCCGCTGGATCCGGATAAAAACGCGGCGCGTGACGAACTGGGCATCCCGCATGATGTGCATTGTCTGGCGCTGCTGCCAGGAAGCCGGGGTGCGGAAGTTGAAATGCTCAGTGCCGATTTCCTGAAAACGGCGCAAATTCTTCGCAAGACTTACCCCGATCTTGAAGTGGTCGTGCCGCTGGTGAATGCCAAACGCCGGGAGCAGTTTGAGCGTATCAAAGCCGACGTCGCCCCGGATCTTCACGTCCGCCTGCTGGACGGAAAAGGGCGGCAAGCCATGTTTGCGAGCGATGCCGCACTGCTGGCTTCCGGCACGGCTGCGCTGGAGTGTATGCTGGCAAAATGCCCAATGGTGGTCGGTTATCGCATGAAGCCGTTTACCTTCTGGCTGGCAAAACGTCTGGTAAAAACAGATTACGTATCTCTGCCAAACCTGCTTGCGGGTCGCGAGCTGGTGAAAGAGCTCTTGCAGGATGAATGCCAGCCGCAGGCGCTGGCAGATGCGCTGCTGCCGCTGCTGGCCAACGGTAAAACCAGCCACCAGATGCACGATACGTTCCGTGAACTGCATCAACTGATCCGCTGTAATGCTGATGAGCAGGCGGCCGATGCGGTGCTGGAGTTAGCACAATGA
- the accA gene encoding acetyl-CoA carboxylase carboxyl transferase subunit alpha, with the protein MSLNFLDFEQPIAELEAKIDSLTAVSRQDEKLDINIDEEVHRLREKSVELTRKIFADLGAWQIAQLARHPQRPYTLDYVRLAFDEFDELAGDRAYADDKAIVGGIARLDGRPVMIIGHQKGRETKEKIRRNFGMPAPEGYRKALRLMEMAERFNMPIITFIDTPGAYPGVGAEERGQSEAIARNLREMSRLKVPVICTVIGEGGSGGALAIGVGDKVNMLQYSTYSVISPEGCASILWKSADKAPLAAEAMGIIAPRLKELKLIDTVIPEPLGGAHRKPEVMAASLKAQLLADLADLDVLSTEDLLNRRYQRLMTYGYA; encoded by the coding sequence ATGAGTCTGAATTTCCTTGATTTCGAACAGCCGATTGCAGAGCTGGAAGCGAAAATCGATTCTCTGACAGCCGTGAGCCGTCAGGATGAAAAACTGGATATTAACATCGACGAAGAAGTGCATCGTCTGCGCGAAAAAAGCGTAGAACTGACGCGCAAAATCTTTGCCGATCTCGGCGCATGGCAGATCGCCCAGCTGGCGCGACATCCACAGCGTCCGTACACCCTGGATTATGTCCGCCTGGCGTTTGACGAATTTGACGAACTGGCAGGCGACCGCGCATACGCTGACGATAAAGCTATCGTCGGCGGTATCGCGCGTCTGGATGGACGTCCGGTGATGATCATTGGTCATCAGAAAGGCCGTGAAACCAAAGAGAAAATCCGTCGTAACTTCGGTATGCCAGCACCAGAAGGCTACCGTAAGGCCCTGCGTCTGATGGAGATGGCTGAGCGTTTCAATATGCCAATCATCACCTTCATCGACACGCCGGGTGCTTACCCGGGGGTTGGTGCCGAAGAGCGTGGTCAGTCTGAAGCCATCGCACGCAACCTGCGCGAGATGTCTCGCCTGAAAGTGCCGGTCATCTGTACCGTTATCGGTGAAGGTGGGTCCGGCGGTGCGCTGGCAATTGGCGTGGGCGATAAAGTGAATATGCTACAGTACAGTACCTATTCCGTTATCTCTCCGGAAGGCTGTGCCTCCATCCTGTGGAAAAGTGCCGATAAAGCGCCGCTGGCTGCTGAAGCGATGGGCATCATTGCCCCACGTCTGAAAGAGCTGAAGCTGATCGACACCGTTATCCCTGAACCGCTGGGTGGCGCGCATCGTAAGCCGGAAGTGATGGCTGCTTCCCTGAAAGCGCAGCTGCTGGCAGACCTGGCGGACCTGGACGTGCTGAGCACAGAAGATCTGCTCAACCGTCGTTATCAGCGTCTGATGACCTACGGTTACGCGTAA